In Penaeus vannamei isolate JL-2024 chromosome 4, ASM4276789v1, whole genome shotgun sequence, a single window of DNA contains:
- the LOC113806868 gene encoding cuticle protein 19 isoform X2, whose amino-acid sequence MALQVLALAALVGVALSFPMVPEYGVSSAPSPVYDAPRDPAPAYDAPRRPAPAYDTPRHPAPAYDAPRRPVATHDMPAYENQAPPSYNYQYAVRDEYSGNDFGQQEERDGYVTKGSYHVQLPDGRLQKVTYYVDGDSGFMAEVTYEGEAQYPAHQPAASYQPAPAQNYQPAPTYQPTPAYQPTPAYQPEPTYQPAPTYQPAPTYQPTPAYQPTPAYQPEPTYQPAPTYQPAPTYQPTPSTSYDPVPTY is encoded by the exons ATGGCGCTCCAG GTCCTTGCTCTGGCCGCCCTCGTGGGAgtcgccctctccttcccaatgGTCCCCGAATATGGGGTTTCTTCTGCTCCGTCTCCTGTCTACGACGCTCCCCGAG ATCCTGCTCCTGCTTACGACGCTCCCCGACGTCCTGCTCCTGCTTACGACACTCCCCGACATCCTGCTCCTGCTTACGACGCTCCCCGACGACCTGTTGCTACGCACGACATGCCCGCATACGAGAACCAG GCTCCACCGAGTTATAACTACCAATATGCGGTGAGAGACGAGTACTCGGGGAACGACTTCGGGCAGCAGGAGGAGCGCGATGGCTACGTGACCAAGGGATCCTATCACgtccagctccccgacggccgcctgcagaaggTGACCTACTACGTCGACGGCGACTCTGGGTTCATGGCTGAAGTGActtacgagggcgaggctcagtacccAGCTCACCAGCCTGCCGCTTCGTATCAGCCTGCTCCTGCTCAGAATTATCAGCCAGCACCGACCTATCAGCCTACTCCAGCCTACCAACCGACACCTGCCTATCAACCCGAACCAACTTACCAACCAGCTCCTACTTACCAACCTGCACCGACCTATCAACCTACTCCAGCCTACCAACCGACACCTGCCTATCAACCCGAACCTACTTACCAACCAGCTCCTACTTACCAACCTGCACCGACCTACCAGCCTACGCCTTCGACATCCTATGACCCGGTTCCTACTTACTGA
- the LOC113806870 gene encoding pro-resilin-like, whose translation MCSKLIFVAALVAAVVAHPEDTPGYGYSAPAASPGQYDFNYAVKDDYSSNDFGHQEARDGYNTQGSYYVLLPDGRLQKVAYTVNGDSGFVAEVSYEGEAQYPEYKPSYNPAPSYA comes from the exons ATGTGCAGCAAG CTCATCTTTGTCGCCGCCCTCGTGGCCGCGGTTGTCGCCCATCCTGAAGATACTCCCGGGTATGGGTACTCTGCCCCAGCAGCTTCCCCCGGCCAGTACGACTTTAATTACGCTGTGAAGGACGACTATTCCagcaacgacttcggacaccaaGAAGCTCGTGATGGGTACAACACCCAgggttcctactacgtcctccttcccgacggtcgcctgcagaaggtcgcctacactgtcaacggcgactcTGGCTTCGTGGCCGAGGTCAGCTACGAAGGAGAGGCCcagtaccccgagtacaagccTTCCTATAACCCAGCTCCTTCGTATGCCTAA
- the LOC113806868 gene encoding cuticle protein 21 isoform X1, with product MALQVLALAALVGVALSFPMVPEYGVSSAPSPVYDAPRGPAPAYDAPRDPAPAYDAPRRPAPAYDTPRHPAPAYDAPRRPVATHDMPAYENQAPPSYNYQYAVRDEYSGNDFGQQEERDGYVTKGSYHVQLPDGRLQKVTYYVDGDSGFMAEVTYEGEAQYPAHQPAASYQPAPAQNYQPAPTYQPTPAYQPTPAYQPEPTYQPAPTYQPAPTYQPTPAYQPTPAYQPEPTYQPAPTYQPAPTYQPTPSTSYDPVPTY from the exons ATGGCGCTCCAG GTCCTTGCTCTGGCCGCCCTCGTGGGAgtcgccctctccttcccaatgGTCCCCGAATATGGGGTTTCTTCTGCTCCGTCTCCTGTCTACGACGCTCCCCGAGGTCCTGCTCCTGCTTACGACGCTCCCCGAGATCCTGCTCCTGCTTACGACGCTCCCCGACGTCCTGCTCCTGCTTACGACACTCCCCGACATCCTGCTCCTGCTTACGACGCTCCCCGACGACCTGTTGCTACGCACGACATGCCCGCATACGAGAACCAG GCTCCACCGAGTTATAACTACCAATATGCGGTGAGAGACGAGTACTCGGGGAACGACTTCGGGCAGCAGGAGGAGCGCGATGGCTACGTGACCAAGGGATCCTATCACgtccagctccccgacggccgcctgcagaaggTGACCTACTACGTCGACGGCGACTCTGGGTTCATGGCTGAAGTGActtacgagggcgaggctcagtacccAGCTCACCAGCCTGCCGCTTCGTATCAGCCTGCTCCTGCTCAGAATTATCAGCCAGCACCGACCTATCAGCCTACTCCAGCCTACCAACCGACACCTGCCTATCAACCCGAACCAACTTACCAACCAGCTCCTACTTACCAACCTGCACCGACCTATCAACCTACTCCAGCCTACCAACCGACACCTGCCTATCAACCCGAACCTACTTACCAACCAGCTCCTACTTACCAACCTGCACCGACCTACCAGCCTACGCCTTCGACATCCTATGACCCGGTTCCTACTTACTGA
- the LOC138861005 gene encoding pro-resilin-like: MGVVFSSPSPASGHRRPSATSPQADQIFLLAALAGAAITSPEYLRDNDIFNHKVLDRQKSLRRDPALPRSPAGNVPYLTSPGYSLFARAPVPPDSPKPITPVRAPGPTSSKPVTPFRAPGPTSPKPFTPFRAPGLTSRPDTKLKHHSPSLKPFAPSSNTPKSLPDAHKTSNYPRPAHANRHRAALAHRTLPPPSPPAGRALVAGSPLPRGAVPEQGKQPDRQYSIQYAVRDESSGNNFGHQEDRDGYRTQGLYYVELPDNRVQKVTYYVDGKSGFVAQVTYERKTQYSP; this comes from the exons ATGGGCGTCGTTTTTAGCAGCCCAAGCCCTGCCTCTGGACATCGCCGACCGAGTGCCACTTCTCCACAAGCAGACCAG ATATTCCTCCTGGCAGCTCTTGCAGGCGCCGCCATCACCAGCCCCGAATACCTCCGCGACAACGACATCTTCAACCACAAAGTCCTAGATCGCCAAAAATCGCTCAGACGTGACCCAGCGCTTCCGAGATCTCCGGCGGGGAACGTTCCCTATCTAACTAGTCCCGGTTACAGTCTCTTCGCCCGCGCACCGGTTCCCCCAGACTCGCCGAAGCCTATCACACCAGTCAGAGCTCCCGGTCCGACCTCATCAAAACCCGTCACGCCTTTCAGGGCTCCCGGTCCGACCTCACCAAAACCCTTCACACCTTTCAGGGCTCCCGGGCTGACCTCACGCCCCGACACCAAATTAAAACATCATTCTCCGAGCCTGAAACCATTTGCGCCATCAAGCAACACTCCTAAAAGCCTCCCCGACGCCCACAAGACGAGCAATTACCCACGCCCCGCCCATGCTAATCGTCACCGGGCTGCTCTGGCACAcagaaccctccctcccccctcgccgcccGCGGGTCGTGCGCTGGTGGCTGGCTCTCCCCTTCCCCGGGGCGCCGTTCCTGAACAAGGAAAACAG CCCGATAGGCAATACAGCATCCAGTACGCCGTGAGAGATGAATCGTCAGGGAACAACTTCGGCCACCAGGAGGACCGCGATGGCTACAGGACCCAAGGCTTGTACTACGTCGAGCTTCCCGACAATCGAGTTCAGAAAGTGACTTACTACGTCGACGGGAAATCCGGCTTCGTGGCCCAAGTCACCTATGAACGAAAGACACAGTATTCTCCATAG
- the LOC113806867 gene encoding cuticle protein 7-like, with product MFFKVSVLVALAVAVSARPETPSYSPPSPSYSAPVHPSPSYSAPIYNDVPAHYNTQYAVSDEYSGNNFGHQEDRDGYKTQGTYYVQLPDGRLQKVTYYVDGDSGYVAEVTYEGEAQYPAYQPAPSPSYA from the exons ATGTTCTTTAAG gtaTCTGTGCTAGTGGCGCTCGCAGTGGCCGTCTCAGCCCGACCCGAgactccttcctactctcctcccagCCCATCCTACAGCGCTCccgtccatccttctccttcctatagTGCTCCCATCTACAACGAT GTTCCAGCCCATTACAACACCCAGTATGCCGTGAGCGACGAATACTCGGGTAACAACTTTGGGCATCAAGAGgaccgcgacggctacaagacccAGGGAAcgtactacgtgcagctccccgacggccgtctgcagaaggtcacctactacgtcgacggcgactccggctacgtggcagAGGTCACCTACGAAGGGGAAGCTCAGTACCCAGCCTATCAGCCCGCGCCATCACCTTCTTACGCATAA